The DNA sequence CATTGGTAAGCGAGTGGCTTATATTGTGACAGGACAGCGCTATTAAGCAGGTTGGCATGCTCCCAATCCAGCGCCCTGTCGGATAAAACAACGTCTATAAATTAATCCTAGAGACGTAATTCTGATGAGAGATTTGACGAATAGCGTTTGACAGGTTTACATTCAGTGCGAAAGTATTAAATAGAGTGTGTCCAGTGCAAAGGTAGATGTAATTGCGGTGCTGGAACACTGTCAACCCAAATCTAGCGTTCGTTGCTTCTGCCTCCTCAAACGTCTCGCTGTACTATGACTGATCTTTTCGTCTGTGATGTAGCTATAGAAACGTAACTCTAGGGCACCCAGAGACGCAGAAGAGATGGTATCCCTCGGACAACTGTCTGCAAGCAAGCTCGTGCTGTTGTGGCTGTAATGTCTAGTGCAGGATCGAGGTTCATCAGCTGTGGATGACCTAGAGCGTAGTGAATGCAAGGAATGGAAAGGAGCAACTGGCATACCTGAGCTGCAAGGCATGGGTTGGCGTGCGGGGTAGCCTGTAGTGCTTGGATGGATGCGAAGCGTTGTATTCGTGCAGGTTCACGGCAAGCTACATCCCTAGATGCCTATCCGAACGCTCTCCTTGAGTTTTCGGAGTTTAAAGTCCCTCTGGGTCTTTGGGATAGCTTCTAGGTAACCGGAGATAACGCAGGCTAAGCGATGCCTGGGTCGTCACAGCAAGGGTGAAAAAACCGAATCAACAGAAATTTAAGGATCTATCGCTACATGGAATTTTCGATCGCGGCACTGTTAGCAAATTTCACGGATGACAAACTAATCGCCCCCAAAGTCTTGGAAAAGAAGCTGAACTGCCAAGATGATGCGAGTCTGCGGAAGCTCCAAATTGCCTTGGATGCTCTAGAAAAGGTGGGGATTTTGGTAAAGGAGCGGGGTAAATACCGCCGAGTCTCGGAAGAAGGTGTGGTAGAGGGCAAACTGCGTTGCTCTAGCAAAGGGTTTTGCTTCGCGATTCAAGATGAAGAGGGAGCAGAGGATATTTACATCCGGGAAAGCCAACTGAGTAATGCTTGGAATGGCGATCGCGTCTTGGTTAGAGTCACCAAGGAAGGGAGTCGTCGTCGTAGCCCTGAAGGAGAAGTACGGTTAATTTTGGAGCGGGCTAACAGTTCTGTGCTGGCGCGGGTGAAGCAATCTGAAAAAGGCTTTCAAGCGGTTCCACTCGACGATCGCTTGTTGTTTGAGCTGCAACTAAAGACCAACGGGGTTGATTTAGAAGCCGCCCTCGATCATTTAGTGCATGTGGAGGTACAACGCTACCCCCTAGGTCAGCAACCGCCTCTAGGGAAAGTGACTCAGGTGCTGGGCAGTGATGCTCAGTCAGCGGCAGATACGGATATTGTCAGCTGCAAGTATGATTTGCGCCGGGAGTTCCCGCCTGCTGTCCTCAAAGCCGCTGAAGCGCTCCCCAAGAAACTCAAAGCTGCCGACCTAAAAAATCGTCTTGATTTGCGCGATCGCCTCAGCCTCGCTCTCAAGGCCGACAGCACTCAGCAACCTGTCGATGGCTGTGACGATGCCGTAACCCTAGAAAAAACGGAGGAAGGCAACTGGCGCTTAGGGGTGCATATTGCGGATGTCTCTCACTATATTCAGACTGGTTCGCCGCTGGATATAGAAGCTCAGAAGCGAGGCATTTCAGTCTATTTGGGAGAGGTGGTGCTACCGATGTTGCCTGATGCAGTAGCGCAACTGTGCTGCTTGGTGCCAGGGCAAGACCGCCTCGCGATCTCCTTACTGTTTACTGTTAATTCTGAAGGTCAGGTTGTTGAGTATGAGTTGCAGCCCACGGTCATTCAGGTTGATCATCAACTCAGCTACCCACAAGTTCAAGCCATTTTAGAACGGCAGCAACCGCAGGCTGAGGCTCTAGAGAGCGAAATGGCAGCTTTTGTTGAGTCGTTGTCTGATGATGTGAAGGCAACGGTTGACCAACTGGCATTGCTCAGTCAAGCGCTAAAAGCTCAGCGTCGTCAGCGGGGTGCCTTTGAACTCAATCTGCCGCAAACCCGCTTCCACTACGACGATGAGGGAGCTTTGGGGGCAGTTGTGGTTTCTTCTGACCTCTCGGCACGGGCAATGGTTGTCGAGTTTATGCTGCTGGCGAACCAAGTCGTAGCGGCTCACTTACAAGCGCTGGGGGTGCCCGGAATTTATCGAGTGCATCCCACACCCAATGTAGGCGAAGTCCAAGAGCTGATGAAGTTAGTCAGCAACATGGGCATTAACCTGCGTCTGGAGCAAGAAGATACGATTCAACCCCAGGACTACCAAAACTTTACCCAGCAGTTTGCGGAGTCACGAGCGGAAAAGGTGCTGACTTACCTGCTGCTGTCTACGCTGAAGCCTGCGATTTACACTACCCATCCCAGAGCGCATTTTGGGCTGGCGCTAGAGCAAGGGTATACACACTTCACCTCACCGATGCGGCGCTATCCTGACTTACTAGTGCATCGCATTCTACAGGCTGTCTTTGAGAAAGGTCGCGATCGCCGCTCTACCCGCGCTAAAGACAGCGTCAACCTACGAGATGGTTCCTGTTACGGCCAAATCAACTGGAACGTGCTGCCACCAGAACTTCACCAAGACCTCGAAACTCATATCGCCACCATCGTCAACAACTTGAGCGAGCGTGAAAAAGTAGCTCAGGAAGCAGAAGAAGACCTGGAAGGCCTGAAGAAAGCTGGGTTCATGAAGGAACACACCGGAGAAATCTTCCAAGGACTCATTACCGGGGTGCAGTCCTACGGTTTCTTTGTCGAAATCGAAGATTTGCTGGTAGAAGGATTGGTGCATGTCAGCTCGCTCAAAGATGACTGGTATGAGTACCGCTCACGCCAACAGAAGCTTGTGGGTCGGAAGAACCGGAAGCAATATCGCTTGGGCGATCGCGTCGAAGTCCAAGTCAAGAGCGTCGATTACTATCGCCAGCAAATTGATCTGATTGCTGTGGGTGGCGGAAGTGAAGCCTCAGAAGATGATTCGGATGAACCTGGAACTGTAATGCTTGATTCGGGTTACGATGCTGACGCTCGCTCTCGTCATGCTCAAGAAGAGTAACTCTAGGCGGCAAAATCTGTGTCTAATTTTCTAGCTGTAGCGCCGCCTCGGCCTCTGATTTTGGGTGTGTCAGGGGCGTCGGGTTTAATTTATGCTGTGCGGGCGCTCAAGTTTCTCTTGGCGGCAGACTACGCGATTGAGCTAGTTGCTTCTAAGGCCACCTACATGGTGTGGCAGGCAGAGCAAAACATTCGGATGCCCCCTGAACCTGGGTTGCAAGAACAGTTTTGGCGGCAGCAAGCGGGCGTTTTGACAGGTGGAAAACTCACTTGTCACCCCGCAGGAGATGTGGGCGCTAATATTGCTAGCGGTTCTTTTCGGACTTTAGGCATGTTAGTGATGCCTTGCAGCATGAGTACTGTCGCCAAACTCGCGGGTGGGTTAAGTTCGGATTTGCTAGAACGAGCCGCCGATGTGCAACTCAAGGAAGGGCGCAAATTGGTGGTGGTGCCTCGCGAAACGCCACTCAGCTTAATTCACCTCCGCAACTTGACCACCTTAGCCGAGGCAGGCGCTAGGATTGTGCCAGCCATTCCTGCCTGGTATCACCACCCTCAAACCATTGAGGACTTGGTGGATTTTGTGGTGGCTCGTGCCTTAGACCAGTTTGAGCTAGACTGTGTACCGCTACAGCGTTGGGAGGGGCGCTAACATCACCCTTGTTGGCGATCGCCAAGGTGTAAGGTGTAAGGTGTAGGTCAATCTTGTAATACTGACCCGTAAAAGACTGACCCGTAAAAGACTGACCCGTAAAAGACAATTTAGAGCTGAGTGCTGAATCGCATGCCTGTCATTCGCCTTTTGCTACTGCTGTTAATTTTGGTAGGGCTAGCTGCATTTACCCTCCAAAATTGGGCTTTCCAAATTCCGCTTGTGTTTCTCGGCAAGCAAACTTTGGTATTGCCCTTGTCAGTATGGGTTTTAGGGGCGATCGCGGCTGGAGCACTCACCACGCTACTCCTGACAGCGCTGTTTCAGCTATCCAATACCCTAGCTGTGAAAAGGGTTCGTGCCCGTGTGGCTACTGCGTCTCGGCTAGAAACAGAAGCCGCCGCTTCCCG is a window from the Trichocoleus desertorum ATA4-8-CV12 genome containing:
- a CDS encoding ribonuclease R; this translates as MEFSIAALLANFTDDKLIAPKVLEKKLNCQDDASLRKLQIALDALEKVGILVKERGKYRRVSEEGVVEGKLRCSSKGFCFAIQDEEGAEDIYIRESQLSNAWNGDRVLVRVTKEGSRRRSPEGEVRLILERANSSVLARVKQSEKGFQAVPLDDRLLFELQLKTNGVDLEAALDHLVHVEVQRYPLGQQPPLGKVTQVLGSDAQSAADTDIVSCKYDLRREFPPAVLKAAEALPKKLKAADLKNRLDLRDRLSLALKADSTQQPVDGCDDAVTLEKTEEGNWRLGVHIADVSHYIQTGSPLDIEAQKRGISVYLGEVVLPMLPDAVAQLCCLVPGQDRLAISLLFTVNSEGQVVEYELQPTVIQVDHQLSYPQVQAILERQQPQAEALESEMAAFVESLSDDVKATVDQLALLSQALKAQRRQRGAFELNLPQTRFHYDDEGALGAVVVSSDLSARAMVVEFMLLANQVVAAHLQALGVPGIYRVHPTPNVGEVQELMKLVSNMGINLRLEQEDTIQPQDYQNFTQQFAESRAEKVLTYLLLSTLKPAIYTTHPRAHFGLALEQGYTHFTSPMRRYPDLLVHRILQAVFEKGRDRRSTRAKDSVNLRDGSCYGQINWNVLPPELHQDLETHIATIVNNLSEREKVAQEAEEDLEGLKKAGFMKEHTGEIFQGLITGVQSYGFFVEIEDLLVEGLVHVSSLKDDWYEYRSRQQKLVGRKNRKQYRLGDRVEVQVKSVDYYRQQIDLIAVGGGSEASEDDSDEPGTVMLDSGYDADARSRHAQEE
- a CDS encoding UbiX family flavin prenyltransferase, yielding MSNFLAVAPPRPLILGVSGASGLIYAVRALKFLLAADYAIELVASKATYMVWQAEQNIRMPPEPGLQEQFWRQQAGVLTGGKLTCHPAGDVGANIASGSFRTLGMLVMPCSMSTVAKLAGGLSSDLLERAADVQLKEGRKLVVVPRETPLSLIHLRNLTTLAEAGARIVPAIPAWYHHPQTIEDLVDFVVARALDQFELDCVPLQRWEGR